In Blastococcus saxobsidens DD2, the genomic stretch TGACGTGGGCGGCGTAGCGCCCGGCGAGGGTCGTGTTGGTGCGCACCGGCAGGTAGGGCGGCACCGGATCCCACGCGGCCTCGAGCACCGTGCCGGTGACCTGGGCGGCGCCGTCGAGGATCGCCTGCACCCGATGGGTCAGCTCGAGCAGCCCCTCGACGGTGGCCGATCGCAGCATCACCGTGGCACGGGCGAGGGCCGGCACCACGTTCACCGCAGTGCCGCCCTCGGTGATGATCGCGTGCACCCGATCGGTCTGCGGCATGTGCTGGCGCAGCGCGGCCAGCCCCTGGTATGCGGCCACGACTGCGTCCAGTGCGTTACGCCCCATGTGCGGCGTGGCGGAGGCGTGCGCAGGCACCCCCCGGTAGGTCACCTCGACCGCCCGGCAGCCGAGTGCGGTGAAGTCCGCGATGTCGGGGCCGGCGAACGGGTGCAGCATCAACACCGCGTCGACGTCGTCGAACGCCCCGGCTCGGGCCATGAGCTCCTTGCCCGAGCCGTTCTCCTCGGCCGGGGTGCCGAGCAGGACGACGGAGCCGCCGAGCCCCTTGATGTGCGGCGCGAGCCCGAGGAACGCGCCGACAGCCGTGGCGCAGATGACGTTGTGCCCGCACCCGTGACCGATACCGGGAAGTGCGTCGTACTCGGCCAGGATCGCCACCCGGGGCATCCCGGACCCGGCCATCGCCCGGAAGGCGGTGGGTTGCCCGTGGCAGCCGACCTCCACATCCAGGCCGGAGGCGGCGAGCAGGTCGCGGACGTGCCCCACCGAGCGGTGCTCGGCGAACCCGAGCTCTGCGGCGGCGTGCACCTGGTGGCTGAGTCGCACCAGGCCGGCGGCGGCGCCGTCGATCGTGTCGCGGACGACGGCGCTCACGGTCGGGGTGGCGCCGTCCGCCGGCGGGGTGTGGGTCACGGTCAGCTCGTCGCGCCGTTGATGGTGATCGTGTCGAGCAGGCCGTACTCGATGCCGTAGCTGTTCATGATGTCGGCGTACGTGCCGTCGTCGACCAGCTGCTGGTACGCCTGGGCGAGGACCTCGGTGAGCCCGGAGAGGTCCTTGTTCAGCATCACGCCGACCGGAACCGGGAGCTCCTCGACGTAGGCGATCGTGAGCTCTCCTTCCGACTGCTTGACGGCGTTGATCGCGATCGGCTCACCGGTGACCAGGGCGTCGGCGCGGCCTGCGGTCAGGGACGTGATCGCCGAGACGCTGGTGTCCGCCTGCACCGGGATCGGCGCCGGAAGGCCGGCCTCCTCGCACAGGGTGAGCAGCGAACCCGGGGTCTCCACATCGGTCAGCTGAGCGAGCTGCACGGTGCCGACGGCGGCGACGACCTCGAGGCCGCAGAGGTCCTCGGTGCTCTCGATGCCCTCCGGGTTGCACTTCTGGGTCAACGCGGCACGCGAGCCGGTGCTGTAGTCGATGAAGTCACCGAGCTCCTGACGCTCCAGGGTGTCGGTGAACGCGCCGGCGATGCCGTCGACCTGCCCGGCGCCGTACTCCTGCAGTGCGTTCTGGCTCTGCTGGAAGACGACCTCGACACCGGCCAGCTGACCGGCAGCGCGCAGCAGGTCGGCCTCGTAGCCGCGCTGCTCGCCGTCCTTTCCGAAGTTGATCGGCGGCAGGTCCGGGGCGACGCCGACGACCAGTGGCTCGTCCCGGAACTCGGCCGGCACCTGGTCGGCGAGCGCCTCGTCGGCCTGCAGGGAGAGCAGCTCGGGTGCGGCGAACGGGTCGCCGGAGATGTCCGGGTCGTCGCAGGCAGCGGAGGTGTTCGCCGCGGCTGCCGCGGACTCGGGATCCTCGACCTGGGCGCCGCAGGCGGCGACCAGGCCCGCCGCCAGGGTGAGCGGCAGGAGACGGGTCAGGAAGGTACGGGACGTGCGCATGGCAGAACTCCTCGGGAGCGGAGCAGGGGGGAGGGGTGCGTGGAGCTGGAAGAGGTCAGCGGCGGGTCGCCGAGCGGGCGACCAGCCGCTCGATGCCCATCTGCAACAGGGTCAGTGCTGCGGTCAGCACGAGGTACCAGAAGGTCGCGACGAGCAGCAGCGGCGTCTGCTGCAGGTTGCGGGCACCGATCTCCATGACAGCGGAGAACAGGTCGGTGACCGACGCGAGGATGACCACGGCCGTGGTCTTGGTCATGGCGATGACATTGTTGAAGAACGGCGGGATGACCACCGGCAGAATCTGTGGGGCGAGCACCCGGCGACGGATCTGGCCGGGGGTCATGCCTACCGCGCGGGCCGCCTCCAGCTGGCCGGGTGGAATTGCAGCGATACCACCGCGGAGCACCTCCGCGAGGTAGGCCGACTCGTTGAAGCTCAGTCCGATGATTGCGCCCACGACGGGCGCGACCAGCAGGTTGGTGTCGAAGAAGAGGAACTCGGGACCGAACGGAATCCCCAGGGAGATGACCGGGTAGAGCTGGGCGAGGTACACCCAGAAGATCACCTGCACGATGACCGGCACGCCACGGAAGAACCAGATGTACCAGCCGGCGATCGTTGACAGCACCCGGCTCGAGGACAGCCGCATCCCGGCGATGAGAGAGCCGAGGACCAGGCCCACGCCGACGGCACCGACCGTGAGCACGATGGTCGTCACCAGACCGCTCAGCACCATCTCGTCGAATAGGTACTCGCCGACGACATCCCAGCGCCAGCGTTCGTTGGTGACGACGCTGCTGGCCAGCATCGCCAGGATGACCGCCAGCAGCCCGTAGCTGACCAACCGCCACGGGTGCTTGCGCCGGACCAGTGCCAGATTCGGGGGTGTGGGCTCCGTGCCGGCGGGTGCGGTCGCGGTGGGGACGGCGGTGCTCACGGCGGCTCCGGGTGACGGGAGGGTCTCGGCAACGGTGCGGGCGCTCACTGGACGCGCGCCAGGAACTCACGCGTGCGGGGGTGCGTGGGATGCCCGAAGACCTCGGCGGGCGTGCCGTACTCGACGATGCGGCCGGCGTCGACGAAGGCGACGCGGTCGGCGACCTCACGGGCGAAGGTCATCTCGTGGGTGACCACGATCATGGTCATACCGGCCTCGGCCAGTTGCTTCATGACGCCGAGCACCTCGCCGACGAGCTCGGGGTCCAGCGCGCTGGTGGGCTCGTCGAAGAGCATCAACTGCGGGTCCATCGCCAGGGCGCGGGCGATGGCGACGCGCTGCTGCTGCCCGCCGGAGAGCTGGCGCGGGTACATGCCGGCGCGGTCGGAGAGGCCGACCCGGGCCAGCAGTTCCTCGGCACGACGCCGGGCTCGCGCGCGCGGAACGCCGGCGACGACGACGGGCCCTTCCATGACGTTCTCCAGCGCCGTCCGGTTGGGGAACAGGTTGAACTGCTGGAAGACCATGCCGATGTGCCGGCGCTGAGCGGCGGCCTCGCGCGGAGACAGCTCGTAGCGGCGGCCGTCGCGCAGCCGGACGCCGATCAGCTCGCCGCCCACCTCGATGACGCCGTCGGTGGTCTCCTCGAGACCGTTGACGCAGCGGAGCATCGTCGACTTGCCGGAGCCCGATGCGCCGATCACGCAGACCACCTGGCCGCGCTCGATGGTGAGGTCGATGCCGCGCAGGACCTCGATGGCCCCGAAGGACTTCCAGACGTTGCGAAAGGAGACCATGGGAGCGGTCTCGGTCGACTCCGCCCGGTCGGGCCGGGCCTTCGTCTCTGTCGGCTGAACCACGATGCCACCTGTCCTACCGGGGCCGGCGCCCCGCTCGACTGCGTTGAGGAAGAGTGATGGCGAACACGTCAGACAGTCCAATGCTGTTTCGGCGTCGCCTCCATGCCAATGCGGCATAGGATTGTCACGTGGACCTTCGTCGTGTCGAGCACTTCCTCGCCGTCGTCGACGCCGGCACGGTGACCGCCGCCGCGGAGCAGATCCGGATCGCGCAGCCAGCGCTCAGCCGTCAGCTGCTCCAGTTCGAACGGGACCTGGGCATCCGGCTCTTCGACCGGGCGCGCGGACGGCTGGCGCTCACCCCCGCCGGGCGGGAGTTCGTCCCCGTCGCCCGAGAGCTCATGGCTCACGCCGACCGCACGCGGGCCGCCGCACGGCATCTGGCCGAGGGTGTGCTCGACCGGCTCCTGGTCGCGGCACCCGCGGCGACCATCACCGAGCTGCTGGCGCCCTTCCTCGGCACCCTCGGCCGGAAGGAACCCCTGGTGCTGGTGCGCGAGGTGTCCACGACGCGCGCCTATGCCGCTCTCGAGACGGGAGCCGACCTCGCGATCTCACCGGCGTCGGTGACCGGCTCGCTCGCGCATCTCCGCATCGGCGCAGTGCCGCTGCGTGCCCATGTCGCGCCGGACCATCCCTGGGCGCAGCGGTCCGGGACGGTGGAACTTGCCGAACTCGTCGAAGAACGCCTGTTCCTGCTACCGCAGGACAACGTGTCCCGCGTCGAACTCGACCTCGCAGTGGCGCGGGCCGGCCTGGCCTTCGGCGAGGTGACGGAGTGCGCGGTGGGCCGCGTCATCCAAGCCCATGCGGCAGCCGGGCGCGGGGTCGGTGTCACCACGGACCTGCCCCGGTTCGGAGCTCGGAGCCTGCGGATCGCTCCTCCCGGCGCGTCCGGCGAGCCGCTGCAGATCGTCCTCCATGCCGCCTGGGACCCGACCCACTTCGCCGCAGAGGTCATCGAGTCCATGGCCCGCCGGATCGGGTCCTTCCTGGCCACGGTGGGTCAGGCGGCACGCTGGACCCCTACCTCACACCCCGATCGGTGACAGCGCGGTGATCATGCCGAACAGGTCCTTGGGATCCTCGGGCTCGGCCACCAGGTCGATGTGGGTGACCCAGGCAGTTCCGCGCACGGCGTCGCGCAGGTATCGCAGCGCCGAGAAGTCCTCGATCGCGAAGCCCACCGAGTCGAAGACGGTCACCTCGTCGCGGGAGGCTCGGCCCGGACGGCGGTCGACGAGCACCTCCCAGAGCTCCGTGACGGGGAACTCGGGCTCCACGGCCTGGATCTCACCCTCGATCCGGGTCTGGGGTGTGAACTCGACGAACACCCCCGCGGAACGCAGGATCTCCGGGTCGAGTTCGGTCTTGCCAGGGCAGTCGCCGCCGAC encodes the following:
- a CDS encoding amino acid ABC transporter ATP-binding protein; this encodes MVSFRNVWKSFGAIEVLRGIDLTIERGQVVCVIGASGSGKSTMLRCVNGLEETTDGVIEVGGELIGVRLRDGRRYELSPREAAAQRRHIGMVFQQFNLFPNRTALENVMEGPVVVAGVPRARARRRAEELLARVGLSDRAGMYPRQLSGGQQQRVAIARALAMDPQLMLFDEPTSALDPELVGEVLGVMKQLAEAGMTMIVVTHEMTFAREVADRVAFVDAGRIVEYGTPAEVFGHPTHPRTREFLARVQ
- a CDS encoding LysR family transcriptional regulator; this encodes MDLRRVEHFLAVVDAGTVTAAAEQIRIAQPALSRQLLQFERDLGIRLFDRARGRLALTPAGREFVPVARELMAHADRTRAAARHLAEGVLDRLLVAAPAATITELLAPFLGTLGRKEPLVLVREVSTTRAYAALETGADLAISPASVTGSLAHLRIGAVPLRAHVAPDHPWAQRSGTVELAELVEERLFLLPQDNVSRVELDLAVARAGLAFGEVTECAVGRVIQAHAAAGRGVGVTTDLPRFGARSLRIAPPGASGEPLQIVLHAAWDPTHFAAEVIESMARRIGSFLATVGQAARWTPTSHPDR
- a CDS encoding amidohydrolase, producing the protein MTHTPPADGATPTVSAVVRDTIDGAAAGLVRLSHQVHAAAELGFAEHRSVGHVRDLLAASGLDVEVGCHGQPTAFRAMAGSGMPRVAILAEYDALPGIGHGCGHNVICATAVGAFLGLAPHIKGLGGSVVLLGTPAEENGSGKELMARAGAFDDVDAVLMLHPFAGPDIADFTALGCRAVEVTYRGVPAHASATPHMGRNALDAVVAAYQGLAALRQHMPQTDRVHAIITEGGTAVNVVPALARATVMLRSATVEGLLELTHRVQAILDGAAQVTGTVLEAAWDPVPPYLPVRTNTTLAGRYAAHVTARGRTVVHPDGLPSGGGGSTDLGNISLRVPAIHPMLGIAPAEAGMHTAAFAEHAAASPADRAVVDGAIGLALTAVDYLSDPVLRAAVAAEFAAAGGPVDVAALLDTVATPAPSPA
- a CDS encoding transporter substrate-binding domain-containing protein — its product is MRTSRTFLTRLLPLTLAAGLVAACGAQVEDPESAAAAANTSAACDDPDISGDPFAAPELLSLQADEALADQVPAEFRDEPLVVGVAPDLPPINFGKDGEQRGYEADLLRAAGQLAGVEVVFQQSQNALQEYGAGQVDGIAGAFTDTLERQELGDFIDYSTGSRAALTQKCNPEGIESTEDLCGLEVVAAVGTVQLAQLTDVETPGSLLTLCEEAGLPAPIPVQADTSVSAITSLTAGRADALVTGEPIAINAVKQSEGELTIAYVEELPVPVGVMLNKDLSGLTEVLAQAYQQLVDDGTYADIMNSYGIEYGLLDTITINGATS
- a CDS encoding amino acid ABC transporter permease, producing MSTAVPTATAPAGTEPTPPNLALVRRKHPWRLVSYGLLAVILAMLASSVVTNERWRWDVVGEYLFDEMVLSGLVTTIVLTVGAVGVGLVLGSLIAGMRLSSSRVLSTIAGWYIWFFRGVPVIVQVIFWVYLAQLYPVISLGIPFGPEFLFFDTNLLVAPVVGAIIGLSFNESAYLAEVLRGGIAAIPPGQLEAARAVGMTPGQIRRRVLAPQILPVVIPPFFNNVIAMTKTTAVVILASVTDLFSAVMEIGARNLQQTPLLLVATFWYLVLTAALTLLQMGIERLVARSATRR